Genomic DNA from Corynebacterium diphtheriae:
TAGCCCTCAACGACCCGCTGCCAGTTCGCGATATGACCCGAGCCGCCTGCGACATGCTCGGCATCGACCCCATGTACGTAGCAAACGAAGGCACCTTCGTGGCGATCGTTCCCGCCGACCAAGTAGACACCGCACTGGCAACCATCCCCGAAGCCAGCTGCATCGGCCAGATCGTGGAACAACCAGCCGCATCCGTCGTTCTGCGTACCGGTTTTGGCGGTTCCCGCATGGTGGACATGTTGGTCGGTGACCCGCTACCACGAATCTGCTAATGACTAAGCTAGGCGGTGCTCACAGTCCAACGTCCCAGCACCGCCTGGCCGAGGCTTAACCCGCCATCATTCGGCGGCACAATTTGATGGCGCATATCAACGCGCAACATGCTCGACAACAGTTGATTCAATGCGCAACCACCAGTAAGACCGGTACTCATGCCGACTGCAGCCTCATCGATGTGGTGCTGAAGAATCTGCGCTACCGCATGATGAAACGTCCACGGGTTTCGAGTCTCAAGAAGTTCCGCAAATGCCTCCGGAAACGACGTCGCCTCTGATTCTCGTTTCTCGCAATTTCTAGCCGCAGCCTCGAACAACATCGCGGACTCCGCCTCAAAACTCGGCGGGCGAATCCCCACGATTGCAGCCGCAGCATCAAACACGCGGCCCAGCGAACTTGTACGCACCACGCCAAAGCCAGACGACAACTGACTTTCTACTAGTTCGATCTCTGCCGCAGATGTGTGGGAAAGAATCGACGATTCTTTCCCACAATCCCAGTCCAAATCCCATGCATGTGCGATGCCGGCCGCGATCCGCCACGGATGCTGGACCGCGCGATCGCCACCAACAAGTTCAAAGGTGGGGACGTGCCACGTGCGCTCGAATCCAGTATCAGGATGATAGGAAAGAAGCTCGCCACCCCAGATCGTATTGTCGTGCCCATAGCCGGTGCCGTCTGCGGCCAGAATGACCGCTGGTGTACCACATGCGCGGTGTTCAGCAAGAAGCGCCATCGCATGGGCTTCATGATGCTGAACCTGAACAAGCGGAATATCGTTGGATTCGCTATAGCGCTGTGCCCAAGCGGTGGTGGCATAGCTGGGATGAAGATCGCAGACCAACAAGTCGGGGCGGGTGCGCTGCATGCTCAGCATTTGATCAACTGCGCGATGGAACGCCTGCTGGCTTGGCCACGATCCCATATCCCCAATGTGGCTAGAGATATGTGCGTAGTCTTCGTGAGCAAGGGTAAAAGTGTTTTTTAATTCTCCACCGACTGCGAGCGTGCTCAGTGCCGGTTGGCCAGCTTCGGCAAAAGTGGGAATCGTCAGTGGCAGTGGGGCAAACCCCCGCGATCGTCTAATGGGAACAATGCCGTGTGCGCTGGGAACGACCACCGAATCTTCCACAGGAATATGAATCGGGCGATCGTGCATGAGGAACACATCGGCAAGATGCGTCAGATTCTCGCGCGCTACGTCATTATCCCAGCACAGGGGCTCGCCGGAGTTATTGGCAGAAGTCGCTACGACAGGGGAGTCAACCAAGAGCGTATGCAGTGGTGTATAGGGCAGCACGAGTCCTACATAGTCCAAGCCTGGAGCAATGAGTAGGCTGAGTTTGAGGCGTTGCTTGCTTGTCGTGGGCACTAAAACGATGGGATGCGCAGGATCAGTAAGCGCCGCCGTGGTATCGGCATCTAATCTGGCTAGCTCACGGGCTTTTTCCACATCGGGAATCATAACGGCCAGCGGTTTTGTGGGGCGATGCTTACGTTCGCGCAGCGTTCGCACTGCTTCGTCATTGGTTGCGTCGCACATGAGATGGAATCCGCCTAGGCCCTTAACGGCTACAATCTTTCCCCTCGAGATTGCGTCACGGCAGTAAGCGATGGGGTCGTCGACACGCAAGCGTAGCGGTGGCCTGCCATGCGTTTCAGTAGCCTCTACCCACAACGACGGACCGCAATCAGGACAGCTAATTGGCTGGGCATGATAGCGGCGATCGTGCGGATCGGAATACTCCTTGGCGCACTGCGGACACATGGGGAAAAGCTTCATTGTTGTCAGCGGTCGGTCATAGGGAAGGTCCTCAATGATGCTCAAACGCGGTCCACAATGAGTACACGTTGTAAAAGGGTAGCGATAACGGCGATTGTTTGGATCCGCCATATCCGCCAAACAATCAGGGCAGGTCGCAACATCGGGTGGGATCAGTGTGCGCGCGCCGGGGAGATGCTCGGATGCGACGATGCGGAAGTCTGTTTCGTGGCTGATCGGTGGGCATGATGACTGCGTGACGGTTACCACGTGTGCGAGTGGTGGGAGGGTGGCGAGCACGTCGGAAATGAATGCATCGAGGATGTCCTCGGATAGGGCTTGGGCCTCGACAAACACCTCAAGATCGTTGTTGCCACACAAGCCAGTTATGCGATGACGGGCGGCGACGGCGGCAACGTGGGGGCGAAAGCCTACCCCCTGAACTACACCCCTGAGAAGGTATCGAGTGCGCAACATAGTTCTAGGCTAGTGCTTGTGCATGAAGTGGCGTTAAGTTCTCAGTTGGCGCGTGCTGTCGATCGGGCAGCGCAAGGCCGCCGCGTTCTTGTCGTACGGGTGCGTATTGGCGTGTTGCGTCAGGTGGTCCCCGAAACCTTGGAGTACGCGTGGGGTTTTGTTATCAAGGGAACGCCTCTGGACGGCGCGGTGTTAGAAACCACTTCCGTGCCCCTGCGGCTGCGCTGCCCTAACGGGCATATCACTGACGACGGGGAACTGAAGTTTAGTTGTGCCACTTGTGGTGCGCCCGCTGAGATAATCAGTGGGGAAGAGTTCACAGTTATGGACATAGAAGTCGAGCAATCCTAGGAGGAGTTTTCATGGGGCGTTTTCATCGCCACGACGACGGTACGGTGCATTCCCACGACCATGACCACCACGGTCATTCTCATGATGTTGGGGATCACTCCGGTTACGAAACTGGGCGGGAGCGCATTGAGGTCCTAGAGGATATTTTCCACGAAAACGACCACTGCGCTGCGGATAACAAGGAGCTTTTCGACGCCCACCAGGTGCGTTGCATCAACATCATGAGCTCGCCTGGTGCAGGTAAAACCACGGTGTTGCAGCATGTATTGCGAGCTGCTGAAGGAAAAGTGCGCGTAGGTGTTGTTGAAGGCGACATTGAAACTTCCCTAGACGCAGATCGTCTCACTGGCTTTGGTGCCCAGATTTCATTGCTGAACACTGGCAATGGTTTTGGTGGAGAGTGCCACCTCGATGCCCCTATGGTGAGCCGTGCGCTTCGTGGCCTAGACCTTGACACCCTCGACGTGGTGCTCATTGAAAACGTTGGCAACTTGGTGTGCCCTGCGGAATTTGAAGTCGGTGAGCACAGCAAAGCGATGATCTACTCGGTCACGGAGGGGGAAGATAAGCCTCTGAAGTACCCTGTGATGTTCCGTAGCGTGGATGCAGTCGTGATTAACAAGATCGACTTGCTGCCATATTTGGATTTTGACATGGAGCTTTTTATGAAGAATCTGCGCCAAGTCAATCCCGACGCCAAAGTGTTTGAGGTTTCTGCCAAGACGGGTGAAGGACTCGACGGCTGGATTGAATGGTTGGTCGGGGCCAAATAGACGAGTAAGCCATCTGATCTCTTAGGGCGAGGCTACCCCACAAAGTGGGTGTGCCCGCCCTTTGTATTTTCGACACAATTTAGTTGTGAAAAACGGTGTGCAAACTAAGAATCGCAGGTGGATACGAAGGTTGCGGCGCAGACTAAAAATCTCACGGACGTTATACCGTGGGGGCTATCGGCGTGAATCCTAAAAATGCAGGTGAAATGATATTCTTTCAGTGAAAAGTGCCGCATGTACGTTAGTGTTGAACAGGGCACTGGGTGTATTGGTTACTACCCCCGAGGAGGGGCTGCTGTTATGAATATTGACGCCGGCTGGCAAGGGGAAACCCTCCAAGACAACCTAGAGCGTCGTGGTGTTAGTCGCCGTGATTTTATGAAGCTCTGTAGCGGATTAGCTGCAGTATTTACCTTTGGTGCTCCCATTAGCGCGCGATCAGAAGAGCTGAAATCCAGCGCCGAGGAGATCGCTAAAAAACTTGGTGCCGTAACCAAACCCAATGTTGCATGGTTGCAGCTACAAGAGTGCACCGGCTGCATGGAATCGGTACTGCGATCCGGTGGCACCACCGTAGAAGACATGGTCTTGGGACTGCTCTCCTTGAACTACAACGAGCTGGTCATGGCGGCCTCCGGCGAAGCAGCTGAAAAAGCGCTCGAAGAAGTCTCCCACGAGCCACATATCTTGGTAGTCAACGGTTCCGTACCGTTGAATGAAAACGGCGTGTACTGCACCATCGGCGGAAAGTCCGCTGAGCAGGTACTGCGCGAGGCGGCAGAAAACGCTACGGCGGTGCTCGCTGTCGGTGCATGCGCAGTCTATGGTTCTGTTCAGGCTGCCAAGCCCAATCCCACAGGTGCGGTAGGTGTAGAGGACATCATTACTGATAAACCAGTGATCAACGTATCCGGTTGCCCACCAATTGGCGAGGTTATTACCGCCACCATCACTTACATTCTTACCCACGGTGAAGCACCGAAGGTGGATGCCGAAGGTCGTCCGCTTTTCGCCTACGACCAGCGTATTCACGATTCCTGCCCACGTCGCGCACACTACGATGCCGGCCAGTTCGTGCGCTCCTTTGATGACGACGGTGCCAAAAATGGTTGGTGCCTCTACGAAGTCGGTTGTAAGGGGCCATCCACATTCAGCCCATGCCCGATCATTCAGTGGAACATGAAAGCCGGCTGGCCTATCGGTGCAGGTCACCCATGTATCGGCTGTACGGAAAAAGACTTCTTTGATAAATTCACGCCGTTTTACTCAGTGCTGCCCGATATCAAAGGCATTGGTATCGAGTCGACAACTGAGAAGATCGGACTGGGCCTCATGGGCGCAGCCGCAGCAGGCGTGGCGGTCCACGGCGGTATTACCGCGCTGCGTTCGCAAAAAGAAAACCGGCTCAGCCGCGAAAACGACGTTGCTCTAGCTGCCTTCGGCGATGGGCCAGGGCCTGTTGCACTGCCGTTCCCCACAGTCAACGCTGCTGGCAACGGTGATGGGGGCGTCGATAAGCGCGGACAATCAGCATCTAGCAAGAACGAGGAGGCGTAAAGCACATGGCTGAGCGCGTAGTTATTGATCCACTCACCCGAATCGAAGGCCACCTGCGTATTGAGCTAGAACGCGATGGCAAAAACATCACCAATGCGTGGAGCGAAACCACCCAGTTCCGTGGTATCGAAACCATCGTGAAGGGGCGTGACCCCCGCGACGTATGGGCATTCGTTGGCCGTATCTGCGGCGTGTGCACCTCCACCCACTCGGTCGCTTCCGTCATGGCTGTTGAAGACGCCATTGGTTCACAAGTGCCCAAGCAAGCAGAACTAATCCGTGACATTTTGCTTGGCGCACAAGAAATCCATGACCACGTGGTGCACTTCTACCACCTCCACGCCCTGGACTGGGTCAACGTGGTATCCGCTGCAGAAGCGGACCCCAAGAAAGCCGTTGAGTTTGCTAACAAGATCGGCTCCAAGTGGAAGGGCAACACCGAATCACAATTCGCCAAGGTGAAAAAGACCGTCCAAGGCATCCTCGATTCAGGACAATTGTCCATCTTCACTGGCGGCTACTGGGACCACCCCGACTACCGCCTTCCCGCAGAAGCTAACTTGATGGCGGTATCGCACTACCTCGACGCCCTAGAATTCCAACGCTCGATCATCCGCATTACCACCATCTTCGGTGGCAAAAACCCACACCCCAACTTCCTCGTGGGCGGCATGGCCTGCAACATCGACCCCAACAAGTCTGAGACGTTTAACCAAGTACAACTTGATCAAATCAAAGACTGGACCGATGAGATCCAAGAATTTGTCAAGGAATGCTACTACCCAGATGCTGTCGCCATCATGGGCGCCTACAAGGACTACTTCAAGATCGGTGCCTCCTCGCCAAACTTCCTAGCCATCGGTATGGCAGGTACACGTTACGCAGGTGGGGTAGTAGGAACACCACGTTCTCACAGCAACCGCGATATCAAACCGGGCGTGATCCTCGACGGCGACTACAGCAAGATCCATCCGCTTGATCACGACAAGATCCGTGAGTACATCTCCTCAGCGTGGTACAGCTACGAAGAAGGCGACGACGCCGGCTTGCAGCCACTCGTCGGTGAAACAACCGTCAACTACACCGGCCCAACCCCGCCATACACATGGCTTGCCGACGACGATAAGTACACTTGGTCTAAAGCACCGCGTTACGACGGCCGCCCCACCCAAGTAGGCCCTGTTGCCCGCGTGCTCAGCGCCTACATTCAAGGTCACGCCCACACCCGCAAGCTTGTCGACGACGCTTTGCGCAGCGTAGACATGCAGGTTAAGGACCTCAATTCCACAGCGGGTCGTACCTTGGCACGTGCAATCGAAGCCATCACCACTGCCGATCACATGGCAGTCGATCTGCTACCAGCCTTCGTCCAAGGAATCGTTGGCGGCGACTACGAAGTCTTCGACTCATCCAAGTGGGAGCCAGATACGTGGCCTAAAGAAGCCTCTGATGGTTTCGGACTGATGGAAGTTGCTCGTGGCTGCCTCGGACACTACGTCACCATCGAAGACCAAAAAGTAACCCGCTACCAGGCGGTTGTTCCTACAACCTGGCTTGCCGGTGGCCGTGACCCACAAGGCAACATGGGCCCTTATGAGGAATCACTCGCCGGTGGTGGACACCCACTGCTTGATCCAAAGCAGCCTTTGGAACCACTACGCACCATCCACTCCTTCGACCCATGCATGTCCTGCGCAGTCCATGTGCTCGATGTGGAGGGACACGAAGAATTCCAGGTGATGACGTCATGAAACTCATCCACGTCGCACAGTCCTACAGTGTGCGCAAGCTCAGCCCAGGGCGTCTGCTCGCCCTAGCGGCTGCAGCACCTGAGCACACTGAGGACCCCATCGACCACGCACTAGCCAACTCGCTAGCAGTCAATCGCCCCGACATTGATCTGCCACAGGCGTCGGCATATGAGCCAGCAACTCCGCAACGCAAGTACTCACTCGCCCGAGTGGACAACTTTCGCATGGCCGGTGAAGACCGCCCCGTGACCATCATGCGTGGCGACCTCGCCACCGTGATGAGCAAAGCTCACGCTACCCGTGAGGAA
This window encodes:
- the hypF gene encoding carbamoyltransferase HypF, with translation MLRTRYLLRGVVQGVGFRPHVAAVAARHRITGLCGNNDLEVFVEAQALSEDILDAFISDVLATLPPLAHVVTVTQSSCPPISHETDFRIVASEHLPGARTLIPPDVATCPDCLADMADPNNRRYRYPFTTCTHCGPRLSIIEDLPYDRPLTTMKLFPMCPQCAKEYSDPHDRRYHAQPISCPDCGPSLWVEATETHGRPPLRLRVDDPIAYCRDAISRGKIVAVKGLGGFHLMCDATNDEAVRTLRERKHRPTKPLAVMIPDVEKARELARLDADTTAALTDPAHPIVLVPTTSKQRLKLSLLIAPGLDYVGLVLPYTPLHTLLVDSPVVATSANNSGEPLCWDNDVARENLTHLADVFLMHDRPIHIPVEDSVVVPSAHGIVPIRRSRGFAPLPLTIPTFAEAGQPALSTLAVGGELKNTFTLAHEDYAHISSHIGDMGSWPSQQAFHRAVDQMLSMQRTRPDLLVCDLHPSYATTAWAQRYSESNDIPLVQVQHHEAHAMALLAEHRACGTPAVILAADGTGYGHDNTIWGGELLSYHPDTGFERTWHVPTFELVGGDRAVQHPWRIAAGIAHAWDLDWDCGKESSILSHTSAAEIELVESQLSSGFGVVRTSSLGRVFDAAAAIVGIRPPSFEAESAMLFEAAARNCEKRESEATSFPEAFAELLETRNPWTFHHAVAQILQHHIDEAAVGMSTGLTGGCALNQLLSSMLRVDMRHQIVPPNDGGLSLGQAVLGRWTVSTA
- a CDS encoding hydrogenase maturation nickel metallochaperone HypA, which codes for MHEVALSSQLARAVDRAAQGRRVLVVRVRIGVLRQVVPETLEYAWGFVIKGTPLDGAVLETTSVPLRLRCPNGHITDDGELKFSCATCGAPAEIISGEEFTVMDIEVEQS
- the hypB gene encoding hydrogenase nickel incorporation protein HypB, with amino-acid sequence MGRFHRHDDGTVHSHDHDHHGHSHDVGDHSGYETGRERIEVLEDIFHENDHCAADNKELFDAHQVRCINIMSSPGAGKTTVLQHVLRAAEGKVRVGVVEGDIETSLDADRLTGFGAQISLLNTGNGFGGECHLDAPMVSRALRGLDLDTLDVVLIENVGNLVCPAEFEVGEHSKAMIYSVTEGEDKPLKYPVMFRSVDAVVINKIDLLPYLDFDMELFMKNLRQVNPDAKVFEVSAKTGEGLDGWIEWLVGAK
- a CDS encoding hydrogenase small subunit — encoded protein: MNIDAGWQGETLQDNLERRGVSRRDFMKLCSGLAAVFTFGAPISARSEELKSSAEEIAKKLGAVTKPNVAWLQLQECTGCMESVLRSGGTTVEDMVLGLLSLNYNELVMAASGEAAEKALEEVSHEPHILVVNGSVPLNENGVYCTIGGKSAEQVLREAAENATAVLAVGACAVYGSVQAAKPNPTGAVGVEDIITDKPVINVSGCPPIGEVITATITYILTHGEAPKVDAEGRPLFAYDQRIHDSCPRRAHYDAGQFVRSFDDDGAKNGWCLYEVGCKGPSTFSPCPIIQWNMKAGWPIGAGHPCIGCTEKDFFDKFTPFYSVLPDIKGIGIESTTEKIGLGLMGAAAAGVAVHGGITALRSQKENRLSRENDVALAAFGDGPGPVALPFPTVNAAGNGDGGVDKRGQSASSKNEEA
- a CDS encoding nickel-dependent hydrogenase large subunit codes for the protein MAERVVIDPLTRIEGHLRIELERDGKNITNAWSETTQFRGIETIVKGRDPRDVWAFVGRICGVCTSTHSVASVMAVEDAIGSQVPKQAELIRDILLGAQEIHDHVVHFYHLHALDWVNVVSAAEADPKKAVEFANKIGSKWKGNTESQFAKVKKTVQGILDSGQLSIFTGGYWDHPDYRLPAEANLMAVSHYLDALEFQRSIIRITTIFGGKNPHPNFLVGGMACNIDPNKSETFNQVQLDQIKDWTDEIQEFVKECYYPDAVAIMGAYKDYFKIGASSPNFLAIGMAGTRYAGGVVGTPRSHSNRDIKPGVILDGDYSKIHPLDHDKIREYISSAWYSYEEGDDAGLQPLVGETTVNYTGPTPPYTWLADDDKYTWSKAPRYDGRPTQVGPVARVLSAYIQGHAHTRKLVDDALRSVDMQVKDLNSTAGRTLARAIEAITTADHMAVDLLPAFVQGIVGGDYEVFDSSKWEPDTWPKEASDGFGLMEVARGCLGHYVTIEDQKVTRYQAVVPTTWLAGGRDPQGNMGPYEESLAGGGHPLLDPKQPLEPLRTIHSFDPCMSCAVHVLDVEGHEEFQVMTS